In Aureibaculum algae, the following are encoded in one genomic region:
- a CDS encoding right-handed parallel beta-helix repeat-containing protein: MNKTITLLLLFSVSMLFSQSNYYVGFDGDNSNEGSKKRPWKTVQFGINQLFPGDTLNINAGVYNEKLTVNRSGSKDNRIVIRGEKNAVIDATGIDNSQNAILKIENQSFITVTNLELANNIHNYAQGIFINGSSTDITINHCNIHDIHFSNNPKKKANPERNAQGIIVHGSNSEIAITNLLIDSNELYDCRLGYSEGIAVSGNVDGFVVKNNKVYDLTNIGIDIVGHEKVCKDPLKDQARNGVLSNNVVYNCVSPYANSAGIYVDGGQNLEISNNTTFGNGYGIEIGCENKGKSADNITVRNNVIYKNEIAGISVGGFNYPESGKVTNSSFYNNTLFHNTISSKSIAEVYISYNEGLHFENNIIYSDKSGKTIFGNLSSTNVIIDYNLYYSTSQNIFFDWNTKWCVDLLSFQEETGFDKFSTYQNPNFLNGNEFDFHLKDTSPAINSGNSEHVILKGEKDIDGQLRVIDTIIDIGADEYN; encoded by the coding sequence ATGAATAAAACTATTACTTTATTATTATTATTTAGTGTTAGCATGCTATTTTCCCAATCTAATTATTATGTAGGTTTTGATGGAGATAATAGTAATGAAGGTAGTAAAAAAAGACCTTGGAAAACGGTTCAGTTTGGTATAAACCAACTATTTCCTGGAGATACATTGAATATAAACGCAGGTGTTTATAATGAGAAGTTAACCGTTAATAGAAGTGGATCGAAGGACAATCGAATCGTGATTAGAGGAGAAAAGAACGCTGTTATAGATGCCACAGGTATTGATAATTCACAAAATGCTATTCTTAAAATAGAAAATCAGTCTTTTATAACAGTTACGAATTTAGAATTGGCTAATAATATTCATAATTATGCCCAAGGAATTTTTATCAATGGGTCATCTACGGACATTACGATAAACCATTGCAATATACACGACATCCACTTTTCAAATAATCCCAAGAAAAAGGCAAATCCGGAAAGAAATGCTCAAGGTATAATAGTTCATGGCTCTAATAGTGAAATAGCTATTACGAATTTATTGATAGATTCTAATGAGCTTTATGATTGTAGGTTAGGTTACAGTGAAGGTATTGCTGTTAGTGGAAATGTTGATGGCTTTGTCGTTAAAAACAATAAGGTTTATGACCTTACTAATATTGGTATTGATATTGTGGGTCATGAAAAAGTTTGTAAAGACCCCTTAAAAGATCAAGCCAGAAATGGTGTTCTATCAAATAATGTAGTCTATAATTGTGTATCTCCGTATGCTAATTCAGCTGGTATTTATGTTGATGGCGGCCAAAATTTGGAAATATCTAATAATACTACTTTTGGTAATGGTTATGGAATAGAGATAGGTTGTGAGAATAAAGGTAAATCTGCAGATAATATTACCGTTAGAAATAATGTAATTTATAAAAACGAAATTGCTGGAATTTCTGTTGGAGGTTTTAATTATCCCGAATCAGGTAAAGTAACAAATAGTAGTTTTTATAACAATACTTTGTTTCATAATACAATAAGTTCAAAAAGCATTGCCGAAGTATATATCTCTTATAATGAAGGTTTACATTTTGAAAACAACATTATTTATTCTGATAAAAGCGGTAAAACCATTTTTGGTAACCTTAGTTCTACCAATGTTATTATAGATTATAATTTATATTATTCAACATCTCAAAACATTTTTTTTGATTGGAATACTAAATGGTGTGTAGATTTGTTAAGTTTTCAGGAAGAAACAGGTTTTGATAAATTTTCAACCTATCAAAACCCTAATTTTTTAAATGGAAATGAATTTGATTTTCATTTAAAAGATACCTCCCCAGCCATAAATAGTGGTAATTCTGAACATGTTATTTTAAAAGGAGAAAAAGATATTGATGGTCAATTAAGAGTAATTGATACCATAATAGATATTGGTGCAGACGAGTATAATTAG
- a CDS encoding ATP-binding protein, translating to MLNKRLLIKNLLAYNDENSFYDKKIQLNLDSKEGKAKFLKHVCALANSNPQNNSYIVVGVEDESNKIVGVDFYDDSKIQNLINAYFNNPPKIQYENIAFPRLPRYKVIGLVTINPIEKITSLKKGLWKYPKDSIFLRLGSNSIPVHEVILKNTNKAIVESIEKNAANNIKLTLDGVFDFMNEHQQELNPSYIVFKDHFVLCWAGIKKETKGKILYSRVDIELVNEQIRLFYSAFDEVEIDYNQQSFIITEYIQLSNNEKPASKDVGGLYPLEKTIINFKENGTYDIATQLLFNPPTFDPVVLKHIYNNNNAILDKLQKGIPLSKNNRLDLERLPTTYLICSLNGFKDAKKKLEQTKPFLRELQDKSAYIKTKEALRVLRKIRYYK from the coding sequence ATGCTTAACAAACGCCTCTTAATTAAAAACTTACTCGCTTATAATGATGAAAATAGTTTTTATGACAAAAAGATACAGTTAAACTTAGATTCAAAAGAAGGCAAAGCTAAGTTTTTAAAGCATGTTTGTGCTCTGGCAAATTCAAACCCGCAAAATAATTCATATATCGTTGTCGGTGTTGAAGATGAAAGTAATAAAATTGTAGGCGTCGATTTTTATGATGACAGTAAAATACAAAACTTAATTAATGCCTATTTCAATAATCCTCCAAAAATACAATATGAAAACATTGCTTTTCCGAGATTACCACGCTATAAAGTAATTGGATTGGTTACTATCAATCCTATAGAAAAGATAACATCCCTTAAAAAAGGACTTTGGAAATATCCTAAAGACAGTATTTTTCTTCGTTTAGGCAGTAATTCAATTCCTGTACATGAGGTAATATTAAAAAATACCAATAAGGCAATTGTTGAGTCTATAGAAAAAAATGCAGCTAATAATATCAAACTCACTTTAGATGGTGTTTTTGACTTTATGAATGAGCATCAACAAGAATTAAATCCTAGTTATATTGTATTTAAAGATCATTTTGTTTTGTGCTGGGCGGGTATTAAAAAAGAAACCAAAGGTAAAATATTGTATTCTAGAGTTGATATTGAGTTGGTAAATGAACAAATTAGATTATTCTATTCCGCTTTCGATGAAGTAGAAATTGACTATAATCAACAATCATTTATCATTACAGAATATATACAATTATCAAACAATGAAAAACCTGCATCAAAAGATGTAGGAGGTCTTTATCCATTAGAAAAAACAATTATTAATTTTAAAGAAAATGGCACCTATGATATTGCTACTCAGCTTCTTTTTAATCCCCCAACATTTGACCCTGTAGTATTAAAGCATATTTACAATAACAACAATGCAATTCTAGACAAATTACAAAAAGGAATACCCCTTTCTAAAAATAACAGATTAGATTTAGAACGCTTACCTACCACCTATTTAATTTGCTCATTAAATGGATTTAAAGATGCGAAAAAGAAATTAGAACAAACTAAGCCCTTTTTACGCGAACTTCAAGATAAGTCAGCCTATATAAAAACAAAAGAGGCATTACGTGTATTGCGGAAAATAAGATACTATAAATAG
- a CDS encoding c-type cytochrome, with product MQKKLLYIFGLTVLVGFMSFTLQEDRWKAPEGAKALKNPISSADKAESAKRGAKIFKTRCMICHGTAGKGDGIGGKALTPKPQNLTSSMVQAQVDGELFWKVTNGRNDMIKWGPILTEDQRWDVVNYVRTLK from the coding sequence ATGCAAAAAAAACTACTATATATATTCGGCTTAACTGTTTTAGTGGGCTTTATGAGCTTTACACTACAAGAAGACAGATGGAAAGCCCCTGAAGGTGCGAAAGCCCTTAAAAACCCTATTAGTTCAGCTGATAAAGCGGAATCTGCTAAGCGTGGAGCCAAGATTTTTAAAACAAGGTGTATGATTTGCCATGGTACCGCCGGAAAAGGAGACGGAATTGGAGGAAAAGCTTTGACTCCGAAACCTCAAAATTTGACTTCGAGCATGGTTCAAGCACAAGTTGATGGAGAACTTTTTTGGAAAGTTACCAATGGAAGAAACGATATGATAAAATGGGGACCAATTCTGACTGAAGATCAACGTTGGGATGTGGTTAATTATGTAAGAACCTTAAAATAG
- a CDS encoding SDR family NAD(P)-dependent oxidoreductase — protein MKKTAFITGATSGIGLATAKELAKHNIKLILCGRRKERLETIKRELEQKTEVYTLNFDVADKRAVSEAINSLPDGFKQIDILINNAGNAHGLDPIQTGSLDDWDAMMDINVKGLLYVSKAIIPQMTERKSGHIINIGSSAGKEVYPKGNVYCGSKHAVLAITEGMRIDLNPFGIKVGAVNPGLVETEFSQVRFKGDSIADNVYKGFKALQPEDLAEIIYFAISRPPHVNIADILVFCTAQASSTIVNKDL, from the coding sequence ATGAAGAAAACAGCATTTATTACGGGAGCCACTAGTGGAATAGGCCTTGCAACCGCAAAAGAACTAGCCAAACACAATATAAAATTGATTCTTTGCGGAAGACGGAAAGAGCGTTTAGAAACTATAAAAAGGGAATTGGAACAAAAAACAGAGGTTTATACCTTGAATTTTGATGTTGCTGACAAAAGAGCAGTTTCAGAAGCTATCAATTCACTTCCTGATGGATTTAAACAAATTGATATTCTCATAAATAATGCAGGAAACGCTCATGGTTTAGACCCAATTCAAACTGGAAGTTTAGATGATTGGGATGCAATGATGGATATTAATGTAAAAGGATTACTCTATGTTAGTAAAGCGATTATTCCACAAATGACCGAGCGAAAAAGTGGACATATCATTAATATTGGTTCATCTGCTGGTAAAGAAGTCTATCCCAAAGGAAATGTATATTGTGGAAGTAAACATGCCGTATTAGCAATAACTGAAGGTATGCGAATTGACCTTAACCCCTTCGGGATTAAAGTTGGAGCAGTAAATCCAGGTTTAGTTGAAACAGAATTTTCCCAAGTTCGCTTTAAAGGTGATTCAATTGCAGATAACGTCTATAAAGGATTTAAAGCCTTGCAACCCGAAGACCTAGCTGAAATTATTTATTTCGCCATTTCTCGACCGCCACATGTTAATATAGCCGACATATTGGTTTTTTGTACAGCACAAGCAAGTAGTACTATTGTTAATAAGGACTTATAA
- the amaB gene encoding L-piperidine-6-carboxylate dehydrogenase translates to MALATDFGIKEALKQLGVKDINNGTSTGNNSFSNGDFIESYSPVDGQLIGKVKTTTAADFEKVMETATAAFKTWRTKPAPLRGEVVRQFGDKLREKKEALGKLVSYEMGKSYQEGLGEVQEMIDICDFAVGLSRQLHGFTMHSERPGHRMYEQYHPLGVVGIISAFNFPVAVWAWNTALAWICGDVCVWKPSEKAPLCGIACQNIAAEVFKANDLPEGICNLINGDYKVGEMMTKDKRIPLISATGSTRMGKIVAQEVAGRLGRSLLELGGNNAIIITPDADIKMTVIGAVFGAVGTCGQRCTSTRRLIIHESVYDKVVNAVADAYGQLRIGNPLDENNHVGPLIDKDAVKMYQHALKKVVEEGGKIVVEGGVLSGDGYESGCYVKPAIAEGEPQFEIIQHETFAPVLYLLKYSGGVENGIAIQNEVAQGLSSAIMTNNLREAEKFLSQAGSDCGIANVNIGTSGAEIGGAFGGEKETGGGRESGSDAWKVYMRRQTNTINYTESLPLAQGIKFDL, encoded by the coding sequence ATGGCATTAGCAACAGATTTTGGTATAAAAGAAGCCTTAAAACAATTAGGAGTTAAAGACATAAATAATGGTACCTCAACGGGAAACAATAGTTTTTCAAACGGAGATTTTATTGAATCCTATTCACCAGTTGATGGCCAGTTGATTGGAAAAGTTAAAACAACCACAGCTGCTGATTTTGAAAAAGTAATGGAAACGGCAACTGCTGCGTTTAAAACTTGGCGTACAAAACCTGCCCCATTACGTGGAGAGGTTGTAAGACAATTTGGGGATAAATTAAGAGAGAAAAAAGAAGCTTTAGGTAAACTGGTTTCGTATGAAATGGGTAAAAGCTATCAAGAAGGCTTGGGCGAAGTTCAAGAAATGATTGATATCTGTGATTTTGCAGTTGGATTATCACGTCAGTTACATGGTTTTACCATGCATAGTGAGCGTCCAGGACATAGAATGTACGAACAATACCATCCTTTAGGTGTTGTAGGTATAATTTCTGCATTTAATTTCCCTGTAGCAGTATGGGCTTGGAATACGGCATTAGCTTGGATTTGTGGTGATGTTTGTGTTTGGAAACCTTCTGAAAAAGCACCTTTATGTGGAATTGCATGTCAGAATATTGCCGCTGAGGTTTTTAAAGCTAATGATTTACCAGAAGGAATTTGCAACCTTATTAATGGTGATTATAAAGTGGGTGAAATGATGACAAAAGATAAACGCATTCCTCTAATTTCTGCAACAGGTTCTACAAGAATGGGTAAAATAGTTGCTCAAGAAGTAGCAGGACGTTTAGGAAGGTCTTTATTAGAATTAGGTGGTAATAATGCTATTATTATTACGCCAGATGCTGATATAAAAATGACGGTGATTGGAGCGGTTTTTGGTGCTGTTGGTACCTGTGGACAACGTTGTACTTCTACCAGAAGGTTAATTATTCACGAATCTGTTTATGATAAAGTTGTAAACGCTGTTGCAGATGCTTACGGCCAGTTAAGAATAGGAAATCCATTAGATGAAAATAATCATGTTGGCCCCTTAATCGATAAAGATGCTGTAAAAATGTATCAACACGCTCTTAAAAAAGTAGTTGAAGAAGGCGGTAAAATTGTTGTTGAAGGTGGTGTACTTTCAGGAGATGGTTATGAAAGCGGGTGCTATGTAAAACCTGCTATTGCTGAAGGAGAACCTCAATTTGAAATTATACAACATGAAACTTTTGCACCTGTATTGTATTTATTAAAATATTCAGGTGGAGTTGAAAACGGAATTGCTATTCAAAATGAAGTAGCTCAAGGCTTATCTTCTGCTATTATGACTAATAATTTGCGTGAAGCGGAAAAGTTCTTATCTCAAGCAGGTTCTGATTGTGGTATTGCCAATGTTAATATCGGTACTTCGGGTGCAGAAATAGGTGGTGCTTTTGGAGGTGAAAAAGAAACTGGGGGTGGACGTGAATCTGGTTCTGATGCTTGGAAAGTATATATGAGACGCCAAACAAATACAATTAATTATACCGAAAGTTTGCCATTGGCACAGGGTATTAAGTTTGATTTGTAA
- a CDS encoding TonB-dependent receptor, giving the protein MSDHKNIDRLFQEKFKDYEVFPEPNVWKGIEKELVKKKKRRIIPLWLRLAGAAAILLFLIPAGYKVYNSQNIKPDVPDTNVITNTNIEDNEFKENQSSEDGFSSEKNSGDKNLINTQVEESLISTTEEVSSQKNRATKNVVTNQKNQSTENNIKNVNTVVSDAISVVQQEDKVVNQFKNSEKSQDGLDTKVALLEKLNEEVKNKNVDLLEEVEKQNALENIVVVNDKKWSIGSAIGPVYLNSSSKGSPIDPSLANNTKTSTNSISYGLKVNYKITDKFSLQSGIQNVDLGYSTENVSVITSSALLNNSKTNINSDIGAIVEVSSTTSQRSETYSQRSPFDSNGSLDQSYSYVEVPLEAKYALVQKKLGVNLVGGVSTYFLYDNDVSITSFGKKTSLGEASNLNNMNFSGNVGLDLNYNLSPNLFLNASPMLKYQLNTFSEDSGGFKPYFFGVYGGLNFRF; this is encoded by the coding sequence ATGAGTGATCATAAAAATATAGACAGATTGTTTCAGGAAAAATTCAAAGACTATGAAGTTTTTCCTGAACCCAATGTTTGGAAAGGCATTGAAAAAGAACTTGTGAAAAAGAAGAAGAGAAGAATTATACCGTTGTGGTTGCGTTTAGCAGGTGCAGCGGCAATTCTTTTATTTTTAATTCCCGCGGGTTATAAAGTTTATAATAGTCAGAACATAAAACCAGATGTTCCAGATACTAATGTTATCACTAATACTAATATAGAAGATAATGAATTTAAAGAAAATCAATCTTCTGAAGATGGGTTCAGTTCTGAAAAAAATAGTGGAGATAAGAATCTTATAAATACTCAGGTTGAAGAAAGTTTAATATCAACGACTGAAGAAGTGTCAAGCCAAAAAAATAGAGCTACTAAAAACGTTGTTACTAATCAGAAAAATCAATCCACAGAAAACAATATTAAAAATGTTAATACTGTAGTATCTGACGCAATTTCTGTTGTTCAACAAGAAGATAAAGTTGTAAACCAATTTAAAAATAGTGAAAAGTCGCAAGACGGATTAGATACCAAGGTTGCTTTATTAGAAAAATTAAATGAAGAAGTAAAGAATAAGAATGTTGATTTGTTAGAAGAAGTAGAAAAACAGAATGCATTAGAAAACATCGTTGTTGTTAATGATAAAAAGTGGTCTATAGGGTCTGCTATTGGTCCCGTTTATTTGAATTCTTCAAGCAAAGGTTCTCCAATTGATCCTTCTTTAGCTAATAATACTAAAACGAGTACTAACTCTATTTCTTATGGATTAAAAGTTAATTATAAGATTACAGATAAGTTTAGTTTACAATCAGGTATTCAGAATGTTGATTTAGGGTATTCTACTGAAAATGTATCTGTTATAACATCTTCAGCATTGTTAAATAATTCTAAAACCAACATTAATTCAGATATTGGTGCAATTGTCGAGGTGTCATCAACAACATCTCAACGTTCAGAAACTTATAGTCAAAGATCTCCATTTGATAGTAATGGAAGTTTAGATCAATCTTACAGTTATGTTGAAGTACCTTTAGAGGCTAAATACGCTCTTGTACAGAAAAAATTAGGGGTAAACCTTGTGGGTGGAGTAAGTACTTATTTTTTATACGATAATGATGTTTCAATTACATCTTTTGGTAAAAAGACTTCCTTGGGTGAAGCTTCTAACCTTAACAACATGAATTTTAGTGGTAATGTAGGGCTCGATTTGAATTACAATCTTAGTCCTAATTTATTTTTAAACGCATCCCCGATGTTAAAATATCAATTGAATACTTTTTCTGAAGATTCAGGAGGATTTAAACCGTATTTCTTTGGTGTTTACGGAGGGTTAAACTTTAGGTTTTAG
- a CDS encoding RNA polymerase sigma factor, whose amino-acid sequence MSLKKLINSCKQKDIKAQSQIYQLYAGKLFGLCLKYSKNYEEAQDNLHNGFITIFEKIEQYEHKGSFEGWIKRIIINTSLQTYRKKNVLSLVNEEIPEEEVEVEIDEEDIQLDFLLNLIRELPERYQMVFNLYVLDGYPHKEIAKMLNISEGTSKSNLSRARVILRDKIEANQLMKNEAL is encoded by the coding sequence ATGAGTTTAAAAAAGCTCATAAATAGCTGTAAGCAAAAAGATATAAAAGCCCAATCTCAAATTTACCAGCTATATGCTGGTAAATTGTTTGGGCTATGTCTAAAATATTCAAAAAATTACGAAGAAGCACAAGACAATTTACATAATGGTTTTATTACCATTTTTGAAAAAATTGAACAATATGAGCATAAAGGTTCATTTGAAGGGTGGATAAAAAGAATCATTATTAATACGTCTTTACAAACGTATCGTAAAAAAAATGTTTTAAGCCTAGTTAATGAAGAAATACCTGAAGAAGAGGTTGAGGTAGAAATCGATGAAGAAGATATTCAATTAGATTTTTTACTTAATTTAATTAGAGAGTTACCAGAAAGGTATCAAATGGTCTTTAATTTGTATGTTTTAGACGGCTATCCGCATAAAGAAATTGCCAAAATGTTAAATATTTCTGAAGGAACCTCTAAATCAAATCTATCAAGAGCAAGAGTAATTTTAAGGGATAAAATTGAGGCCAACCAACTAATGAAAAACGAAGCACTTTAA
- a CDS encoding serpin family protein — translation MMKKFYLLPILFLSIILISCESVTNEPLPEFESIAKSGEIVKSNNEFAFSLFKEIAKEESSQNFMISPVSASLALGMVYNGAENQTKEAFNSVFNYGNTSLEEVNLVNQNLIAQLSDNNSGAIFNIANSLWIKNNFPVKDAFIDLNKQFYDAKVQNLDFKDPNSVDIINNWIADKTQQKIPTVIDNISPSLVLFAINALYFRSDWKYKFNEENTNDQPFYPEEGNTKSVAMMNMEQDLSFLSNSLFSSVILPYKNDKYSMMVFLPNEDKNVTDIIADMNEESWNNWLGQYNENGIYLSMPKFTFAYEKLFNEALDHLGLGIAFTDNADFSGISEIATQIAFVKQKTFIEVNEIGTEAAAVTTIGIETTSTGSSTRMTLNKPFLFLITEKNTNAICFIGKIGMPVVE, via the coding sequence ATGATGAAGAAATTCTATTTACTACCGATTCTTTTTCTATCGATTATACTAATATCTTGTGAGTCAGTAACTAATGAACCATTGCCCGAATTTGAATCCATCGCCAAAAGTGGCGAGATTGTAAAGTCAAATAACGAATTTGCTTTTTCGCTTTTTAAAGAAATAGCAAAAGAAGAATCGTCACAAAACTTTATGATTTCACCCGTTAGTGCCTCATTGGCGTTAGGTATGGTTTACAATGGAGCCGAAAATCAAACTAAAGAGGCCTTTAATAGTGTTTTTAATTATGGAAACACATCATTAGAAGAAGTTAATTTAGTCAACCAAAACCTTATAGCTCAGTTATCAGATAATAATTCTGGAGCTATATTTAATATCGCCAATTCATTATGGATTAAAAACAATTTTCCCGTTAAAGATGCATTTATTGATTTGAATAAACAATTTTATGATGCTAAGGTCCAAAATTTGGATTTTAAAGACCCAAATTCTGTAGACATTATTAATAATTGGATTGCTGATAAGACGCAACAGAAAATACCAACTGTTATTGATAATATTTCTCCAAGTCTGGTTTTATTTGCAATCAATGCGTTGTATTTTAGAAGTGACTGGAAATACAAGTTTAATGAAGAAAACACAAATGATCAGCCTTTTTATCCCGAAGAAGGAAATACTAAAAGTGTTGCCATGATGAATATGGAACAAGATTTATCTTTTCTATCGAACAGCCTATTTTCATCGGTTATATTGCCGTACAAAAATGATAAATATAGTATGATGGTATTTTTACCAAATGAAGATAAAAACGTTACAGATATTATTGCAGATATGAATGAAGAAAGTTGGAATAATTGGCTTGGTCAATACAATGAAAATGGAATTTATTTAAGTATGCCAAAATTTACTTTCGCTTATGAAAAATTATTTAATGAAGCACTTGATCATTTAGGATTAGGAATTGCTTTTACCGATAATGCTGATTTTAGCGGAATTAGTGAGATAGCTACGCAAATAGCATTTGTAAAACAAAAAACATTTATAGAAGTAAATGAAATAGGAACAGAAGCAGCTGCTGTAACAACTATCGGAATTGAAACAACCTCTACAGGCTCAAGCACTAGAATGACTTTAAATAAGCCTTTTCTGTTCTTAATAACGGAAAAGAATACCAATGCCATCTGCTTTATAGGAAAAATTGGTATGCCTGTAGTTGAATAA
- a CDS encoding LuxE/PaaK family acyltransferase, which translates to MNLNTIFEIQSEEDFTKLALTIFKYQFKNNKVYRSFCTLLNVYPSDIKSIEEIPFLPIQFFKSHHVVSSRDAVQQIFTSSGTTGTATSKHYVTDLSTYEQSYLNAFKYFYGNIEEYTVLALLPSYLEREGSSLIYMVNDLIKKSKKAESGFYLDNLSILKDTLVKLDDKKEKVLLIGVSFALLDLVENYTFNLKNTIIMETGGMKGRRKELIRNELHNLLIDGFGVDKIHSEYGMTELLSQGYSKGYGIFNTPPWMKILIRDTEDPLQLLSNEKTGGLNVIDLANINSCSFIATQDLGKNHVNGSFEILGRFDHSDVRGCNLLI; encoded by the coding sequence ATGAACCTAAATACTATTTTCGAAATACAATCTGAAGAAGATTTTACCAAACTGGCTTTGACTATTTTTAAGTATCAATTTAAGAATAATAAAGTGTATCGTTCTTTTTGTACGCTATTAAATGTTTATCCCAGTGATATAAAAAGTATTGAAGAAATTCCTTTTTTACCCATTCAGTTTTTTAAATCGCATCATGTAGTATCATCTAGAGATGCTGTTCAACAAATTTTTACCAGTTCCGGAACAACAGGAACGGCAACCAGTAAACATTATGTAACTGATCTTTCTACCTATGAACAAAGTTACCTCAACGCCTTTAAGTATTTTTATGGTAATATAGAAGAATATACCGTTTTAGCACTGCTACCCTCCTATTTAGAAAGAGAAGGATCTTCATTGATATATATGGTTAATGATTTGATAAAAAAATCTAAAAAGGCAGAGAGTGGATTTTATTTAGACAATTTATCTATACTAAAAGACACCCTTGTTAAATTAGATGATAAAAAGGAAAAAGTGTTACTTATTGGAGTTTCTTTTGCTTTATTAGATCTAGTTGAAAACTATACTTTTAATCTCAAAAACACCATTATTATGGAAACAGGAGGTATGAAAGGAAGACGTAAAGAGTTAATTAGAAATGAACTGCACAACCTATTAATCGACGGTTTCGGTGTTGATAAAATTCACTCAGAATATGGAATGACAGAATTGTTAAGCCAGGGCTATTCTAAGGGGTATGGTATTTTTAATACACCACCTTGGATGAAAATTTTGATACGTGACACAGAAGATCCTCTACAACTTTTATCTAATGAAAAAACAGGTGGACTTAATGTTATTGACTTGGCAAATATTAATTCGTGTTCGTTTATTGCTACGCAAGATTTAGGTAAAAACCATGTAAATGGTAGTTTTGAAATCTTAGGTCGTTTTGACCATTCAGATGTAAGAGGCTGTAATTTGCTAATTTGA
- a CDS encoding TetR/AcrR family transcriptional regulator: protein MTQEIKRRLTRQKLIDKGYELIKMYGYHAVSIDTIIKDVSLTKGAFYYHFENKHHFVEAIIQERVSKEIHSDFIEPLSERGNPIFILSDLLQDRLINDKSLNQNLGSPLVNFIIDLSHEENDYKLQLQLKDIMNEWKVALINFLYRGVDDGYLDRHINTEPAAEFIINSLEGVRTMKRITNDKSIFYNYIEQFKNYLDTLKISEQDSGARRYQLVS, encoded by the coding sequence ATGACTCAAGAAATAAAACGAAGATTGACTAGGCAGAAATTAATTGACAAAGGCTATGAATTAATTAAAATGTATGGGTATCATGCTGTAAGTATAGATACTATTATTAAAGATGTAAGCTTGACCAAAGGAGCATTTTATTATCATTTTGAAAATAAACATCATTTTGTTGAGGCTATAATTCAGGAACGGGTAAGTAAGGAAATTCATAGTGATTTTATTGAGCCTTTATCTGAACGTGGTAATCCTATATTTATACTTTCTGATTTACTACAAGATAGATTAATAAATGATAAATCTTTAAATCAAAATTTAGGGAGTCCATTAGTCAACTTTATTATAGATTTAAGTCATGAAGAAAATGATTATAAATTACAACTGCAATTGAAGGATATAATGAACGAATGGAAAGTTGCTTTGATTAATTTTTTATATAGAGGAGTTGATGATGGCTATTTGGATAGGCATATTAATACAGAACCTGCAGCAGAATTCATTATAAATTCTTTGGAAGGCGTAAGAACTATGAAAAGAATTACAAACGATAAGAGTATTTTTTATAATTATATAGAGCAGTTTAAAAACTACTTAGATACATTAAAGATTTCTGAACAAGACAGTGGTGCAAGACGTTATCAGTTGGTAAGTTAA